The segment AATTTTTCTCCCTATTTGGAATACTATTTTTCACTAGATGTCACCttactttattattattttggcgACCACAAGGTAGTACTCATACTAGTGCGGGATTTATTCCTCAAAGTGCTCTCCCAAATTTAATAATAAACATACAAGGACTACATCCCAAAAGTGAAAATATAAAATGGTCTACACCTCCATGGTGACTACCTATGTTCCACAAAATGAGAAATCAAAATACCATAAAACATATGCAAGTTTACCTTGCTacacataaacaagtttaccttgTTATTTACATACGCAATTTTACATTGCTTTACATACGCAATTTTATATTGTCTTACATACGCAATTTTACATTGCTTTACATATACAATTTTACATTGTTTTTATATACGCAATTTACATTGTTATATAAATATGCAATTACATTCTTGTTAATTTTACAACCCCGCAATTAATTAATATTATGCAAATAAACATGTAGACAATGGCCACCAAAGAGTCCGATGCCCAAGTTTCTTCTAAGAAGGAATTTGCCGAGCTAGCTCTTGATGGACACAACTTTCCTACATGGGCGATGGATCTCAAAGTGAGTCTATCGTTACGCGGAATGTATAGGGCAATTGACACTCCCAAACAGGGAGATGCTCCATTGTCTGAACCATCCAAGTACCATGCCTTATACATAATAAGGAACCACATCCATTCAGATCTCAAAGCTGAATATCTGATGGAAGAGGACCCACGGGCTCTCTGGCTTGCTTTGCAACAGCGGTATGAGCAACAAAAGGCAGTTATTCTCCCGGAGGCCACTCATGAGTGGAACCACCTCCGCATTCAAGATTTCAAATCTGTGAATGAATATAACCATGCCATGCACAAACTCAGTTCCAAACTGAGGTTTTGTGAAAAGGAGCCATCTGATGCGGAGAAAATTGAAAAGACTTTGTCTACCATGCTTCCCGCTCAAATGATCCTCCAACAGCAATACCGTGAGAGGGGATTCACAGTCTATTCTGATCTCATTAAAACATTACTTCAGGCTGAGAGGCACAATGAGCTCCTCATATGGAACTCCAATCAAGGCCCTGTCGGTGCCAAGCCCTTGCCCGAAGTACATGCAAATGCTCAGAAACAGACACCAAAGGATGCCAACAAGAATGGCAATCCTAGATCCTCCAAAGGCAAAAACAAGCGCAAGGGACCCCGTAAGCCTCGAGGTGCTAAGGGCAAAGGCAACAACTCTAAGTCAAAAGACAAGTCCTCAACTTGTACAAAGTGTGGTTGCTACAACCACCCGACTAAGAAATGCCGCACCCCTAAGCACCTTGTGGAACTGTACTTGCATTCCGTGGGACGAGGACGCTCCAACCAAGGACGCTCCAACCAAGGTGGACAACCGTCTGAAGCACACTTCAACGATCTGGCAGCCCCAGGATGTTCCAACCCCGCCCCAGCGGGACCGAGCAACACAATGGCGCCTCTTCCACCTGATGGCATGGCAAATGACTCCACCAACAACATGATCATTGAATACAATTCTGATGATCTGTTCGCCGACTACAACTAGATTGATAGTCATTTGAGATTTTAGTTTCATCATTCGCCTTCGGGATTGTAATAATTGACAATTTATTTTTTGCTGCACTCTGTTTGATGTTCATTGACTTATGCACAATTCAACATCAATAAATgtttatatttcatatatattcatgttgagaatttcattctctttTATATTCTCTATTTTCATAGATTGTACGAGAGTCAATCCGATGGATGAGGAAATGTGCCTAGTGGACAGTGGCACCACTAACTCTATACTCAGGGAAataaaatatttccaaactctCACAAAGAGCAAAGGAAATGTTTTAACAATCGCTGGACGCGATGCAGTAATAGCAGGCTCTGGTAGAGCCATTATTACGCTCCCTATGGGTACAACGATTACAATCGAGGATGCACTGCTGTATCCTGATTCAACTCGTACCTTATTGAGTTATAGAGATATCCGCAAAAATGGGTATCATATTGAAACCCATCACCAAAATAATGAGGAGTTCCTCCTCATTACAAAGGATAACGGATATGACAGAGATACTCTCGAAAGAATTCCCTCAACTTCGTCTGGATTGTACTATTCATACATAAAACCCGTACAACATGTTGCGTACAAAGTAATTTTTCAGAATGTCAATGCATTCCAAACTTGGCATGATCGCCTTGGTCACCCTGGCATAGGGATGATGAGAAAAATTACTAGCAATTCTGTTGGTCACTCGCTAACCAATGCAAAATTTCCCCAATCCTCAGATTATACTTGCACCACATGTGCAACAGGGAAATTAATTTTGAGGCCCTCTTCCCTCAAAATCAAAGTTGAACCACTCAACTTTCTTGAACGCATTCAAGGGGACATATGTGGCCCGATAAATCCTTTATCGGGACCGTTCAGGTACTTCATGGTTCTAATAGACGCATCCACACGATGGTCTCATGTGTCTTTGCTATCGACACGAAACCATGCTTTTGCCAAAATAATTGCGCAAGTTATCAAACTCAAAGCGTAACATCCTGAACATCAAATAAAATCCATTAGGATGGATAACGCTGCTGAATTTTCCTCTCGTGCCTTCAATGACTATTGTATGGCCTTAGGAATACAAGTACAGCATTCTGTCCCATATGTCCACACACAAAATGGATTAGCCGAGTCTCTCATCAAGAGAATCAAGCTCATCGCTAGACCGCTATTGCAGAATTGCAATCTACCAACCTCATGTTGGGGTCATGCAGTCTTACACACTGCTGAACTGATTCAATTGCGACCAACTGCATACCATGCAACGTCCCCGTTGCAACTAGTACATGGAAATCCCCCAAGCATTTCCCATCTGCGAAAGTTCGGTTGCGCTACATACGTACCGATCTCACCACCGAAGCGTACAACAATGGGCCCCTATAGAAAATTGGGGATCTATGTGGGATACAAATCTCCGTCGATTATAAAGTATCTGGAGCCCACCACAGGGGACCTCTTTACGGCCCGGTACACTGATTGTATCTTCAATGAAGATCATTTTCCGGCATTAGGGGGAGACTTACCACATCACAAACAATGCCAGAAAATCAATTGGGATGCCCCAAACATACCCAACTCAGATCCACATACTTCAGAATCTGAACTCCAAGTTCAGAAAATTATAAATTTGCAACACATTGCAAACAACGTGCCAGACGCATTTACTGATTATAAGGGTGTTACAAAATCCTATAATCCAGCGAGAAATGTACCGGAAAGAGTAGAGGTACCAAACAAAACTACTCAACTCCCTAGTAAGAGGGGGAGAAGTACGGCTATCTCCACGGATACAGCTTCTAGCAAGCAAAGGAAACGGAAGACAAAATCTTCTGATCCAGTAAATGCAGCTCAACCTCATGTTGAGAAACACCCAATGGAGGTTCAACCTTCACATCCCACATCAACAGTGCACTCAATTACTGATGCTGGGACATCGGAATACCCTGATGCGACCATCTTGGGAAATAATGATGCATCGAAAAGGGTCCACGAAATTTCCATCAACTATGCAGAAACTGGAGAGTCATTTGATAGAAAGACTACAATTGTCGACTCATATTTCTCCGCAATGATTGTCGAAATCCTTGAAAATGATCCAGATCCTAAGACCATGGCAGAGTGCAAAACGCGCTCGGACTGGAACCAATGGAAGGATGCAATCCAAGCAGAAATATCCTCGCTCACAAAAAGACAGGTATTCTCACAAGTAATACCTACACCTCCACAAGTATTCCCTGTGGGATTCAAGTGGGTTTTCGTCCGAAAGCGGAACGAGAACAATGAGGTGGTGAGACACAAAGCGAGGCTTGTAGCACAAGGGTTCACGCAGAGACCCGGCATTGACTTCAATGAAACATACTCTCCAGTCATGGGTGGAATAACATTCCGATACTTAATCTCTCTGGCTGTACAAAATCGTCTatctatgcagttgatggacgtagtgacTGCATATCTCTATGGGTCACTCGATTCGGACATATACATGAAGGTTCCTGACGGAATCCCAATACCGAATCAAAACACAAATCGCAACATGTATTGTGTAAAGCTACAGAAATCACTCTATGGCTTAAAGCAGTCGGGAAGAATGTGGTATAACCGACTCAGCGAGTACCTTCTGCAGAAGGGCTACTCCAACAGTGATGGTTGCCCATGTGTCTTCATCAAGAAATCCCAAACGGGATTCTGCATCATATCggtgtatgttgatgatttAAATATCATCGGCCACAAACAAGATATTGATGAGGCATGCAAACATCTTAAGACGGAGTTCGAGTTGAAGGATTTGGGTAAAACCAAATTCTGCTTAGGCCTACAGCTTGAGCATCTTTCAACTGGAATCTTTGTGCATCAATCTGCATATGTCCAGAAAGTATTGGAGAGATTCAATATGGACAAAGCATATCCTTCCAAAACCCCTATGGTTGTTCGGTCTTTGGGACTAAACACTGATCCATTCAGACCACAAGATGAGGGGGAGGAAATCCTAGGACCTCATGTCCCATACCTTAGTGCCGTTGGAgcactgatgtaccttgccaaTAGCACCAGGCCTGACATCGC is part of the Sorghum bicolor cultivar BTx623 chromosome 10, Sorghum_bicolor_NCBIv3, whole genome shotgun sequence genome and harbors:
- the LOC8077324 gene encoding uncharacterized protein LOC8077324 — encoded protein: MYRAIDTPKQGDAPLSEPSKYHALYIIRNHIHSDLKAEYLMEEDPRALWLALQQRYEQQKAVILPEATHEWNHLRIQDFKSVNEYNHAMHKLSSKLRFCEKEPSDAEKIEKTLSTMLPAQMILQQQYRERGFTVYSDLIKTLLQAERHNELLIWNSNQGPVGAKPLPEVHANAQKQTPKDANKNGNPRSSKGKNKRKGPRKPRGAKGKGNNSKSKDKSSTCTKCGCYNHPTKKCRTPKHLVELYLHSVGRGRSNQGRSNQGGQPSEAHFNDLAAPGCSNPAPAGPSNTMAPLPPDGMANDSTNNMIIEYNSDDLFADYN